DNA from Mesorhizobium loti R88b:
ACCGATGTGCTCGGCCTGACCAAGAAGGCCGATTTCAGCAACGGGCCGTTCCGCTGGCTGACGGTTGCCTCGCCTGATGAGCCGGAGGGCACCGAATTGCAGCTGGCGCTCAACAACAATCCGGCGGCCAGGGCCTATCAGCAGGCGATGTTCGAGCAGGGCCAGCCGGCGGTGATGTTCTTCACCGACGACGTCAAGGGCGACCACCAGCGCATCACGGCCAATGGCGGCACCTTCACCATGGCGCCGACCGAGGTGACCGGCTCGACCATCGCCAAGCTCAACGATGGCTGCGGCAATCTCATCCAGATCACACAATTGGCGCGCTGGTAGCCACGCCTTTTTCACACGCATTTCACGGGAGGTCATCTTGGACTGGAGCAAATGGATCAGGCAGACGCATCGCTGGCTGTCGATCATCTTCACGGCAACCGTCGTCGCCAATTTCGCCACCATGGCGTTCGGGCAGCCGCCTGCCTGGGTGGTCTATTCGCCACTGCCGCCACTTTTCCTGCTATTGTTCAGCGGCCTTTACATGTTCGTATTGCCCTACGTCGCGAAGAAGGAAACAGCATGACGACCACCGGATCGCAGGAGAGCAAGTCTCCCTCGGAGCTGATCGACGGCAGGATTAGGGAACTCGGCGACTGGCGCGGCGAGATGCTGGGACGGCTGCGCGCGCTCATTCATCAAGCCGATCCCGACGTGGTCGAGACCTGGAAATGGCGCGGCGTGCCGGTGTGGGAACATGACGGCATGATCTGCACCGGCGAAACCTACAAGAGCGTCGTCAAGCTGACCTTCGCCAAGGGGGCGGCACTGCCCGATCCCTCGAAGCTGTTCAACTCCAGCCTCGAAGGCAATACGCGGCGGGCGATTGATTTCCAGCAAGATGCTGAGATCGATGAGGCGGCGCTGAAGGCGCTGGTGCGCGCTGCCATCGCCTTGAACACCTCGAAGGCCAAACGCTAGGCGCTGCCAGCCTCGCCATCCAGCCTCGCCATAAAGACGGCCGCGTTTACGATCTGGGAAGCTTGATGGTGCTAGATATCGCCGGATGATGGCTGGCCGGGTTGGCCGG
Protein-coding regions in this window:
- a CDS encoding VOC family protein, which codes for MKIKLTSIHVDDQDKALAFYTDVLGLTKKADFSNGPFRWLTVASPDEPEGTELQLALNNNPAARAYQQAMFEQGQPAVMFFTDDVKGDHQRITANGGTFTMAPTEVTGSTIAKLNDGCGNLIQITQLARW
- a CDS encoding DUF1801 domain-containing protein, giving the protein MTTTGSQESKSPSELIDGRIRELGDWRGEMLGRLRALIHQADPDVVETWKWRGVPVWEHDGMICTGETYKSVVKLTFAKGAALPDPSKLFNSSLEGNTRRAIDFQQDAEIDEAALKALVRAAIALNTSKAKR